Genomic DNA from Dehalogenimonas lykanthroporepellens BL-DC-9:
CGTCACCGGCAAAGGGTACAATCGCATATAAGAAACTAGGATATATCAGAGTAAATTCAACTTAAACGTTGAACTCATTTGCCAAACAAAATTAGTATATCGAAGACAGTTAATATTTAGCCCATGACATATATCCGGTATTTTCTTTTTTTGTGGCGATGTCCTGTTCGGATTGGAGGTTTCATTAGTTACTACAGTACCTCCTGTTTCTAAAGCTAAAGCAATTATATAAGGGTCTGCACGCTTTTCAAGAAACTCAATATCCAACTCGGTTCTTACTCCATAGGCCCCCAGAACAGACGGAAGTTGGTTTAATGAGTTTTCGGTTGGCTCGTTAACTGTGTTTGGTAAAGCACTTACAATCAATTTACTCAACCCATCAGTCCCGCATTCTATTTCTTCCCTAACTGCTTGAGGGATTACGATTTGATGTATAGTGGCAAGCCCATTAAGCCATTCCCAAAAACCGTTATGCGCCCCAGTCGGAGGGAAATCATGACGATAAGCTGCAATAAGTGCGCAAGTATCGATAATATATATTGAACTAGCTGTCATGCAATCTTTATAAATTTGTCAATTTTCACACTCATTATATGAGATGCGTCAAGTTCGGAAATACGACCGTCGCGAACCGCATCAAGAATAGTCGAAACAAGCTTCTGCCCAAGTTTGGAACGGGTTCTTATTCTGTAGCTGATTAAATTATGGGTATCCAACTCCTCTTCGCTTTCTTTAGCCGAACTAGATTTAATATCCTTCAACGTCTCGAATATTTGCCAATACTTTGTTATCTGTATCAAGCCCAAATCTTTCAATCGTCTTAATATGACAAGTCTACTCACGTTGAAACGGTGCGATAATAACTCAATGCTATCCTCAGTCTTCAAGGAAGGAGGAATCTGTGATAAAGCTTCTTTGAATTCTATTTCTGGAACAAGAAACTCAGCGGCTGTTCGATCACATAATATCTCATTCGATAGCTGATTCTCCTGTAGTTGAGAGTCAATACTATTCCAATTACTGATACCACTCTCTCCAATGAAGATGTGACACAGTTCATGTATCAAAGTAAAAAGCCTTGCTGTTTGAGAATCGTTTGCATTAACAACGATCATTGGAGCAATTTTATCACTCAGAGCAAGACCTCTGAAGACTAATGGACTTATATTAGAATGATGACTACCCAGGTTACCAATACGAAGAACAAATACCCCCTTTTCTTCAATTGCTTTTCGGATATCGGCAAATAACGAGCTAGGATCGCGAGCTTTTAACTGTTGTTCAATTGAATAGTTAAGAAACTTTCGAATTATCTCGGCAAATTGTCTGTAGTCAATGTCTGGCCGTGTACCACCAACAAATTCTAGTTGTTGGGTATTCGACTTATCTAAAATATCCTGAAGAGAACGATGTATCATTTCAACGTGTCGAGTTAGAGCAGCAAATTCAGGGTTATTAATATCTATTCCTTGACCACGAACAGTCCGAAAATCATGTAGCTTTGTCTCACATTCCGGCGGATTCTGTAAAAAGAAAGTAAGAACAGGACGCCTATATGCTTTCGCTAAATTCTTTAATTGTGTAAACGAAGGAGTTGATTCGCCTTTTTCCCAGCTCAACAATCGCTCTGTGGCAGTTATCTCAATGCTTTCCCCTTTTCCTTTCAGTTCATTAACATGGGCTTTTTGCGCAGCAAGTTGTACTGACATATTTGCATTATTTCTTGCCCATTCGAGAATTTTGGGGTTTACTGGGATACTATTTGAGGTCATAATCATTGTCTGTCTATTTGTTTATTGCCTGGTTGACCGTGCCGCAATGGGGACAACGCACCACCGGGGCCTTGTAGTCCGGCGGCAGACGCAGGACGGTGCCGCACTGTTGGCAGTCCAGCTTGCGGTAGCGGCTCATACCGAAGAGCATATCCTGGGTTTCCCGGGTGCGGGCCAGCTTATCCGGTTCACCGACGGCGCCTTCGGTGGAAGGCTCACGGGCCGCCAGGGTCTGCGCCCCGGCCAGGGCCGAAGTCGGGATAATGCGCTGGCGGGTGACTTCTTCGGCCGCCTGTTCGTATGACTGGTAGGAGATGCCGCCGCCCATCTTGCGCAGTATCTTGACGCGCTCCGAAATAGGCGGGTGGGTGCTGGTCAGGTCGGCGGCCTTGCGGCCTTTTTCCCGGAAGGGGTTAACGGTGTACATCGGGGCCGTGGCCTGGTTGGCGGCCTTGACCTGGTTGGTGGAACTGCCCAGCTTTTCCAGCGCTGAGGCCAGACCTTCCGGATAGCGAGTGTAAAGCGCCGCCGAAGCATCGGCCAGGTATTCGCGCCGGCGGGAGATGGCGAAGTAGATGAGCTGGGCGAAGATGGGGGCCAGAATGATGAAGACCAGGCCGATGATGGCGATAATGGCGCCGCCGGCGCCGCCGGAGTCCGATGAGCGGCGCGAACCGCCGCCGGTGAAAAACATCATGCGGCTGAAGTAATAGGACAGGATGACAATGGTGCCCAGAAGCACCGCCGTCATGGACATCAGGAGGACGTCGCGGTTCTTGATGTGGGCCAGTTCATGGGCGATGACACCCTGAAGCTCGTCACGGTTGAGCTTCTGAAGCAGGCCGGAGGTTATGGCCACGGCGGCCTTCTCCGGGTCACGCCCGACGGCGAAGGCGTTGAGGGCGGGGTCGTCAATGATATAGACGTCCGGCATCTTCGGCAGGCCACAGGCGATGGTCATCTCTTCGACCACGTTGAAAAGCCGGGGGTGGTCTTTCTTTCCAATCTTTTTGGCCCCGGAGGTAGCCAGCAGAATGCTGTCGCCCTGGAAGTAGCCGACCAGGGTCATGATGACCCAGATGACGCCGGCCACGGCGACACCGGCATAGACGTTGTCGAAAAAGTAGACGCCGATGCCGTAGCCGAGGGCCACCAGCAGAACGCCCATGCCGATAACCAGCAGGATGGAGCGGTTGCGGTTAGCCTTTATCTGTTCCCACATCAGGCAGAACCACCGGGCCGGAAAATATCAGATTCCAAAAACCAAATCCCAAACAAATTCAAATTATCAATCCACAAGTTCCAAACTTCAGATGACCCAGGGATCAGTTGAAGCTTACCTTGGGAGCGGTGCGCTCCGCCTCTACCTTGACCTCGAAATACTCGTTCATGGTGAAGCCGAACATGCCGGCGATGATGTTGGAAGGGAACATCTGGGTCTTGTTATTGTAGTTCAGAACCGAATCATTGTAGAACTGGCGGGAGAAGGATATCTTGTTTTCGGTGGAGGTCAGCTCTTCCTGAAGGGCCAGGAAGTTCTGGTTGGCCTTGAGGTCGGGATAGGCTTCGGCCACCGCCAGCAGGCGGGACAGCCCGGCGGAAAGTTCACCTTCCGCCTGTGCCCGGACGCCGGGCGAAGAGTTGGAGACCTGCTGAGCCAGGTTGCGGGCTTTGGTGACGTTTTCAAAGACTTCACGCTCATGCTTGGCATAGCCCTTGACTGTTTCCACCAGGTTGGGGATGAGGTCATAGCGCCGCTTGAGCTGGACATCTATCTGAGCCCAGGCGTTTTTGACCTGGTTGCGCAGTTTTACCAGCCCGTTGTAGATGCCGACGAGCCCCAGCACCACCAGGACGATGACCACCAAAATGACTATCAGGGTGATTTCCATGTTGTTGTTTCCTCCGTATTAATCGGCCGCGTCGGCCTTGAGCGCTTCCCGCAGAAAGGTCATCATGCCGCCGGCGGGGGTATTGTCCCGCACCGGCACCTGGGACAGAACCTGATGCAGTTCACCGCCGTCAAACCACAGCCCGTCTTCGCGGTCGGCGCAGGCGTCAATGATGACCTCGGGGGCGACACCGATTTTCTCCTTGCGCATGGTGCGGCGGCAGATGGGACAACGGCGTTTGGCCTCATCGACGACGGCCGGGCGGCGCTGGAAGATATCCTCCAGGCTGACGTCGGCTTCATCAGCACAGGTGCGTTCTACCAGCAGTTCCAGTTCACCCCGGTCCAGCCAGACGCCGCGGCACTGGGGACAATAGTCTATGGCGATGCGGTCATGTTCAACCACAATCATCGGCGAGTGATCTTCAGGGCAATGCATATTATGGGGTTAAGTCTATACTCCGGCTAGGGAGGTGTCAATTTATTACAACGACGCCAACCGGCCGAAGTTACCATTGCTTACTGAAAAAACTCCTTGATGGAATCGAACTGGGCCGGCAGGAGAGACAGGATAAAGGGAAATTTGTCCAGCAGAAAGCCGGCCATGAAGGAATCCGCCAGGACGTCGCCGCCGAAGAATTTAGCCCAGGCCGCCAGCGCGGCTCCGGCGATGAACATGCCCATCAGCAGACCGAACAGCGCCCCGCCCAAACGGTTGACCCAGCCGAGAAAGACAATGGAGGCCAGTTTGGAGAGAAGGCGGGCCAGTATGGCGAAGATAAGCCAGACGGCGAGGATGATAACGACGTAGGCGACAATGTTGGCCCAATCCGGATTGGAGATGAAATTGAAGAGGGACCCGGCCAGTTGCTCATGGTAGCGCCCGGCCAGCATGATGCCGACGATGAGACCGAGCAGACCGGCCAGCGACTTGATGAGCCCCTGAGTCAGCCCGCGGAAAACCAGCAGGGCCAGAAGTACCAGAATGACGATGTCGAGTACGTTCACGTCAATCATTAAACCACCTTTTATCCCCTGACGCAATACCTGTGACTTACCCGCTGTTTACCATAGCGATTTTTTTAGATATAATGGGGGCTACCAACTTTGGCGAGAGGTATAAAAAAAGAAAATGGCTTTCAAAATTACCGAGGAATGCATCAGTTGCGGCGCCTGTGAACCGGAATGCCCCAACAACGCCATCACCGAGGGAGAAACTATCTACGTTATCGACCCGACCAGGTGCACCGAATGTGTCGGTGCCTTTTCCACCAAGCAGTGCGCCGATATCTGCCCGGTAGACTGCTGTGTCCCCGATGACGCCAACCAGGAAACTCACGAAGAGCTACTGGAAAAATGGCGTGGCCTGCATCCCGGCGAAGAACCCAAGCTGTAAGCCGAGTAAAAAGAAACCAGACAGGCGGCCCGTAACGGGCCGCCTGTTCTTGACTCCAAAGCGCCGGCTCTATTTAATCCCCTTTCAGCCGATGTGCTATAATTCGTTTCCGCATGGGGCTGTAGCTCAGCTGGGAGAGCATTGCGTTCGCATCGCAAGGGTCAGGGGTTCGAATCCCCTCAGCTCCACCAAAGGGGACAATACCTAGAACTCCTTCACGAGGGAGAGTTTTTTCAATAACCTTCCCATGGCTCTAGTTTAGAATTTTCCTACCGATATATGCTACCATTTCAACAATGACCAACGCCGTAATGTAGGTGGCATACATGCCTCTGACACAACAAGAGAAAAGATGTGTTGCACTCGCCTGTCGTTACCTCCGAGAACACTATGGAGGTGACTGGTCCGTCCATGAGAACCTAGACGACCGCAAGCTTCAGGAGCCTACCCCAGAGGTAATTGCTGGCAATGGTACCAAGACGGCTGCTATTGAAGTCAAGCGACTCATAGACTCCGCATCTCAGGATTACATTGCATACCTTCGCAATAATGAAAGGTTCCTGGCACCATCATGCGGCGGTTCCTACTACCTCTGCCCAGCACTCGGCTTTCAACTACCAATGACTCGTTCCATGCGTAAGCTAGTAAGACAAGAGGTAACACGTGTCGCCCCAACCCTGAAACCGGGTCAGAAGGGCACCATCCGAATCCCACGAGAAGGACACATCTCCCTGATTGCCCCGTCTAGCCCGTCTCTCATAATGTGCCTTCATGGCAATCAGTACCCTGAACTAATGCGCCGTATCGGAGAGCGAATAGCGGGGAAGTTCATGCTCGTTGACGAAGGTCTAGAGCATTCTTTCATTACACAGGAGTGCAAAGACGCCTTTGAAGAAGCAGTTGTCGCGGCTTGTAACAGAAGGTTAATGGGCAACAGTGATAAGTTCACCTGGTATGAGGAGTGGGAGCTTGTCAGGACTGACAAAGGCGGCGGCTCTAAAGGCAGTGTTTGGGTGGTAGCAACCACAGGCGCACATTCCATGCAAACATCAGTCGAACAGTGCGTTCATGCCGTCCTGGATAATGCCATGCGGAAGTTCAGACGAACGCCACGCTGGGCAGACGTTCAGGTTATCGTATTGGAGACTTCAGCAATGGCTCCATCAGACCTGGCGGCTGGTGCAGCAGAGACCTTCCACCCACAAGACAAAGAGCTTATCAACCACTTCCTGATTGTGGAAGGCGAGGACATAAATGAGGCTAACACCATAGTGGCCTCCCTGAAGCGAGAAGCTGAAGCTGAACGCCAGCGCCAGGAGACTCATATCCTCCAATCGTCCGTGTCAGAGGCACGCGTGCAAGTATTCGAGGACGATTACTTGAAGAGTCGAAAAGAGATAGGTGCAGCGGAGAAAATATTCAGGTACTATGGTGCATTCCAGAACAAGGCTACCCCAAATCATTTGACAAGCTTTGGCTTTAACCAACTGGTCAACAAAGGCCCATTTGTGGACGGCTCAAACTGGCTTGACCTTAGAGGGTGGGAATTCGCTGTTGCAGAAGAGCGCCACCTACTGAAGACATTGCATACCCGCCTGATAGATTCAGTTCGCCATACCCGTCAAGCTCTCTCAGATGCTGTCGCTCCACAGCCAGAGAGAATCCTTGACACAGCCAAGAAGATGGCTGCCTTATTAGGCAAACCAGAAGGGTGCCTGATAGTGATAGCCGCCCATTTGGATGTTGACACTGTGGTGTCCCTCGACAAGTTGCTCACTACGCCAGGATGGGAACTTGGCGACGACCTTAGAACAAACTGGATTTTGGGCAAACATGAGGGTTGTCCGATTTTCCACCTGAATGAGCCAGGATTACATAGCCTCTACGCCATCGACGTGCCCAGGTTTGCTTCTCTTATTCAGTATGATCCAGTAGTTGATTTGAGGGTAACGGCAATAGATGAAGTTACTGCGAAACAGTTGTTGAAAAACAATCCTAACCTCAAATCGGATGTGAGTACTCTCTTATCAATGGTGCACCTTATCCTATACCAGTCTTATGAGATACATATCAGTGACGAATGTGCAGTCTGGGCTGCCAATCTTTCGCCCTGATGAAAAGGCGACTTAGGGCACTGGTAGGTTATCGCCTCGTCAGATAGCGGGCAAGCTCCTCACTAATGACATAGCGTGAGACATTGTTGTAGGTGATTTCCCTAATGAGACCACGATTCTGGAGGATAAGCAGCTTGCTTTCGAGGTCAGGGTGGTCTTCGAAATAATAGACTAACACAGGATGTTCAGGACGCCCATTGTACACCCAAGTCTTCTTCAGGATAACGAACTCGCGGCTCAAGTGGTTGGCAGCCAGGTCGTTCCTCATTTCGCTGAACATGTCCGGCATAACACTTTCGAGCTCTGCGCACTTGTCAGTGGAATCTTCGCCAACACCTGAATGGCTCTCTAACTCATGGATTGCCGTCGTCTCTGCAAGCCTCTTCCAGAGCTGCAACACATCCACCGCATAACGGATTGGGTCATTGTCAACTAACTTGGCGCATGATTGACAGAGCCAGATTCCATTGCCAGTACCTTGCCTATCGTCGGAGGTCATGGCCGGATCGAAGCGAGGACCACCCTCCGAGGCGGCTGTGATGTGCGCCGCAACCCCGATGTTTACTGCCTTGGTGGTGTCTGTCTGTGGCCCACTAGTCACATGGCGGCATGCTGGGTTCGAGCAGCGATAGGCCACCCGTTTTGCTAGGAGTTCTTTGGTTGGCAAAGAAAAATCGTCTCTCATCTACTAAAATCCAAATGTTTAGTGTTTCTATCTAAAGATATAAACAGTTTACATCTGACGGTAAATGCTTTTCAATTAACAACTGTTCAACCGGGTTATTTTAGGGTGTATTAGCTACCTATTCATTCGAGATTTTTCTTATTACCTAACGCCAAGCTCCCCCAAATTCACCGGTCCAACACCAACGATAATGCCGCTCCGTTGGGCAGACAACCTTATTTCTTTTCGTGCAGTAAATATTTGATAACGCAAATATATTGTTGACACTTTCGCATTTACTAAGCTAAAATGTCTGATAAGCATTTACTTACTCCAAGAGGTGAGGTGCCTCAATGCCTATCAGCTACAACAAGCTATGGAAACTGTTAATCGATAAAGGAATGAACAAACAAGACCTGAAGCGATTATCGGGTATCAGTACAACATCCATCGCGAAATTAGGTAAAGGCGAGAACATAACGACGGATGTATTACTGAAGATTTGTAAGGCTTTGAATTGCGATGTGGCGGATATTATGGAAGTCACTCCTGGCAATGGGAAGACTAAAAGGAGGACAAAGTAACATGGCTAATTCCGCTACCAAGCTAAAGCACGAAAAGGTCATGAGCATTCTTGCCGAGGTCACCGGCGGGAAGAGCTACAAGGCACATAAATATGCCCTTGACCATACAGACCGTCCAGCAGTCGACTACGGCGATAGTGAGATCATCTGGAAAAGGAGAGCTGAAACTACGCTGCATAAGACATATGTCGATTTGTCAGGATTGAGCAAGAAGCCCGCCTTTCGTGACGGCCAGATTTTGAGCTACTTTTTAGATGGCTCACGCAGGGTTTTTAAGGTGGATGACATCGCATATGCACAATCCGGCGGCCGAAGCGTTATTTATCCAGTGATTGCTGGTCAGATAGGTGTTGGATGCTGCCGACGTGTCGATAAAAAAGTTATTCCGATCAAGTTCGAGAGAGAGTTTGTTTTATCTATGCCGGATGTAGCTGACGCCGATGGGAAACCCGGCTTTTGGCCAGCCACAGCTAAGAAACTTAGCGAGTGTAACGAATTGAAGAGACTAGGGATAGAATTTTCGACTATTCTGCCGTATAAGACATCCAAAAATACAGATAAAAAATTCGAGGATCGGGCAACGGCCTGTGTCCAGGATAGAATGATTGAATGTGAGAAAAAACTCGTTGCCGAGCTTGTGCGTCTAGATAATCTGAACCAGGATAATTACTTGGTCAAGGATGGGTCTTTGGAGTATCGGCCAAGTAAGGAAGATAAAATAGATAGGAAGAAATACCAGACTTTTAAGAATAACTATAGCTGGGTTATTGGTGCCTCAAAGAATTTCAATCCGGAGGTCTGTGAGGATATAAACGGCAAACCCAATCCTGGCTTCATTGCCGATTTACCTCTATACCACCGTACTCCCGTTGCAGAGTATGAAAACCAAATGCTCGGCGATATCAAGTTTGCAGTGTGGTACATACGACTCAGAGATAAGACACAGACTCGGACTCCGTTCGACGGTATCCTCAAGGTAGAGAAAATTCTCGTGACGGAGGAAGAAAACGAGTTTGGTATTGATAGTCAGCTCGTTGATACATTGAGTGCTTATCTTATGAATGAGAGAAACCCCGTTTGTTATGGGTCGGACCTGAGGTGGGCGAATCACATCTATCCCATCTACCTTACAGAGTCTTTTGTAAAATCACGTTATCTGAATGCTGAAAGCTTCCTGCACCTATTTTAAGGAGGATCGCGAATGAGCAAATTAATTGGACGGGTCTTGGCGACCGAGAAAAGCCCCACAACAATGGACGAATTTAACTTCTGGACTAACTCTGATCTGAAGCTTCATGCATTTGATATTGTTAAGGTTGAACATATAGAAAAATCTTACACTTTTGGAGTGATTGAGAACATCTCACATATCACTGATGCCCAGAGCTTTCTAACGAACTTCATCTCTAGTGATTTTGGTGATGTTAACATCGATGAACCTACACTTCGCGTCGGTATGAATTATGCCCAGGCCAAGGTATCCTTCAATAGTGGGAGCCTATATACACCAGTGCATAACAATGCAAAAGTATATCTTGCTACACCCGAGGAGATTACCATGGCACTGGGGCTGGACAAGATTGAAAACCCGTTGGTGTGCGGTTCTCTCAAGATGTATGAAGGAACCTCGGATGAAGTTACACTACCTGTATACTTAAATTCGAAGTTCATCCTGGGGCCTGAAGGCGCGCATCTGAATATCTCGGGAATTTCAGGGCTTGCAGCAAAGACATCTTATGCGATGTTTCTGATGAAGGCCATTCAGGATAGGTATTTTAATACTGGTGAAACAGACGAAAGCGTGGCTTTTGTTATTTTCAACGTAAAGGGCAAGGACTTGATGGCTATCGATAGACCGAACGACTTCTCGGCCGACAGCCCCGGGGAAAGAGACCGAACCCTTGCAGAATATAAGTCTTTGGGTTTATCCACCGAACCGTTTAACAAGGTGAAGTACTATATCCCTTACGCAAGTAATACCTCGGCTAAGCAAAGCACCTATTTGACAAAGGACGAAATTGATAACTATCTAAAGGCCGCTCAGTTAAAAAAATTCAAATACATTTACTCTGACGACAAAGAGAACATCGAGATGATGTTTGCAGATATTGATGATCCAGCTCAAACCATGGAGTCAATTATCAGTAAAATTATTGACAATGATGATAAGGATTTTGGGGGTCTGTCCACGTGGAAGGACTTTATGGACAAAGTGACAGAAAATGCACAGAAAGGTTCAACTGGTGCTAAGGGTGATATTTCCGTCTTGAGCTGGAGGAAGTTTAAACGGGTGGTGCGTAAGGCAATTCAAGATGATATGTTTGCTAACGCGGTAAATCCTTCTAAAGCTGAGTGTCGCCTCGCTGATGATCTGAAGCATATTCATAAGAATGAAGTATATGTTGTCGATATAGCTAAGCTCCCAGAGGACAAACAGGCATTTGTCTTTGGCGATGTAGTAAGGACTATCTATAACCTGAAACTTGGAGAGTACGATGGTGAATCTGAGGTAAAACCACCGTCCAGGATCATCGTCTTCATCGACGAACTAAATAAATACGCATCCAAAGAGGTTCCCAAGACGTCTCCGATTCTGCGGGAAATTCTTGATGTGACCGAACGCGGAAGATCACTTGGGGTTATATTGTTCGCCGCAGAACAATTCCGGTCGTCAATCCATGACCGCGTAACAGGTAACTGCGCAACACACGCTTACGGAAGGACCAATTCCATCGAAACGTCGATGAGAGACTATGGCAGCTTGCCCAATACATATAAGAGCATGCTGATGCGCTTGGAACAAGGTGACTATCTCGTACAAAATCCGGTCTTTAGATCGTTGTTAAAGATCAACTTTCCAAAACCTATCTACAAACAGTTTAAATAACGAGGAAATACAATGGATAAGACAGATTACGTCTTTGGCGCGAACATTCTGGAAAACCTTACAACGGGAATGTATCAAGATTCGAAGGTGATTTACCGCGAATATATTCAAAACTCCTGTGACCAGATAGATAAAGCAGTCAAAGACGGAATCCTGAAACCCGGCGAAGGCACCATAAAGATATGGCTGGACCATGACCAACGAACCATCGTTATCGAAGATAATGCTACGGGTATTCCTGCCACATCATTCCAACGAACCCTTGGAAATATCGCCGATTCTGACAAGAAGATCGGTGAAGACAAAGGTTTTCGAGGGATCGGTAGATTGTGTGGCCTGGCGTATTGCAAACAGCTGGTCTTCGAATCGTGTTGCCTGGGCGAGGAAACTGTTTCAATCATGTTATGTGATGCCAAGAAGATGCGAGGTCTCATTGAAGAGAATCAGCGAGGTAAGAAGCATACGGCTAATGAAGTGCTGCATGCTATCAACCGCTTTGAACAGAAGAAGACAAACAATTCTGACTCTCATTTCTTTCGAGTTAAACTTATTGATATTAACCCTGAGAATACCGACCTGCTCGATTTTCAGAAGGTTAAGGATTATCTCTCGTTTGTTGCACCCGTACCTTACCAGAATAGCTTCTATTATCGAAGTGAAGTGTACAAGCATGCCCAGTACTTGGGCGTTAGGCTCGACGAATACAATATCACTCTCGATGGAGAGACTGTTTTCAAGAAGTTTTCGACTATCCTTAAAGACTCAGCCGGAAACAAATACGATGACATATTTGCTGTCCATTTTAAGGACTTTTATGACGCAGATAGAGAACTATTTGCTTGGATGTGGGTTGGTTTATCAAAATTCCAGAAGGCTATCCCGAAGATTAACCAGATGCGTGGCTTGAGGTTACGTAAAGAAAATATCCAGATTGGTGGAGAAGACTCGCTCCAAAAACTTTTCAAAGAGGACCGCGGAAACAGCTATTTTGTTGGCGAGGTTTTTGCTGTGAACAAGGACTTGATTCCAAATTCGCAGCGTGACTATTTCAATGAGAACATGGCGCGGGCAGAGTTCGAGCGCGAGTTGCGAAAGTACTTCAACGAGGAATTACATAAGATTTATTACGACGGGTCAGCCATCAATAGCGCATATAAGAAAATCGATACATACGAGAAAAAGGAAGCTGAATTCAAAGAAAAAGAGAATTCGGGCAGCTTTGTTAATAAAGGCCATCGTGACTCAGAGTTGAACGTCGTTCTTCGGTCAAAGAAGGACGCACAAGATGCCCAGGTACGAATTGAAAAGTTGAAAGATAAAGCTAATGACCTAATGCAAAAGGTCATAGACCGGATAGAGGACGAACGACCTAAGACGGTTATAAAAGCGACCAATCCACCTGACACGAACCCACCTAAAGACAAATTAGGGCGTCGAACTGACAGGCTTTCACAGTATAGCCGGAGCGATCGCAAGCTCATATCAAAAATATTCGACATTATTTTGAGAGCAGCAGATCGCGAGACTGCTGAACGAATAATCAGCAGCATTGAGGAAGGACTCCAATGAATCGGAAGATTCTCTTGATAGAACCGAACTATAGAAACAAATACCCTCCGATGGGTCTCATGAAGTTGGCCACTTATTACCGCACACGAGGCGATGATGTTCGTTTTTTCAAAGGCGACTTAAAAGTTTTTGCAGCCCAACTGTTA
This window encodes:
- a CDS encoding conserved hypothetical protein (KEGG: cms:CMS_2134 hypothetical protein), encoding MTASSIYIIDTCALIAAYRHDFPPTGAHNGFWEWLNGLATIHQIVIPQAVREEIECGTDGLSKLIVSALPNTVNEPTENSLNQLPSVLGAYGVRTELDIEFLEKRADPYIIALALETGGTVVTNETSNPNRTSPQKKKIPDICHGLNINCLRYTNFVWQMSSTFKLNLL
- a CDS encoding protein of unknown function DUF955 (PFAM: protein of unknown function DUF955~KEGG: rru:Rru_A0537 hypothetical protein), encoding MTSNSIPVNPKILEWARNNANMSVQLAAQKAHVNELKGKGESIEITATERLLSWEKGESTPSFTQLKNLAKAYRRPVLTFFLQNPPECETKLHDFRTVRGQGIDINNPEFAALTRHVEMIHRSLQDILDKSNTQQLEFVGGTRPDIDYRQFAEIIRKFLNYSIEQQLKARDPSSLFADIRKAIEEKGVFVLRIGNLGSHHSNISPLVFRGLALSDKIAPMIVVNANDSQTARLFTLIHELCHIFIGESGISNWNSIDSQLQENQLSNEILCDRTAAEFLVPEIEFKEALSQIPPSLKTEDSIELLSHRFNVSRLVILRRLKDLGLIQITKYWQIFETLKDIKSSSAKESEEELDTHNLISYRIRTRSKLGQKLVSTILDAVRDGRISELDASHIMSVKIDKFIKIA
- a CDS encoding peptidase M48 Ste24p (PFAM: peptidase M48 Ste24p~KEGG: deg:DehalGT_1382 peptidase M48 Ste24p) encodes the protein MWEQIKANRNRSILLVIGMGVLLVALGYGIGVYFFDNVYAGVAVAGVIWVIMTLVGYFQGDSILLATSGAKKIGKKDHPRLFNVVEEMTIACGLPKMPDVYIIDDPALNAFAVGRDPEKAAVAITSGLLQKLNRDELQGVIAHELAHIKNRDVLLMSMTAVLLGTIVILSYYFSRMMFFTGGGSRRSSDSGGAGGAIIAIIGLVFIILAPIFAQLIYFAISRRREYLADASAALYTRYPEGLASALEKLGSSTNQVKAANQATAPMYTVNPFREKGRKAADLTSTHPPISERVKILRKMGGGISYQSYEQAAEEVTRQRIIPTSALAGAQTLAAREPSTEGAVGEPDKLARTRETQDMLFGMSRYRKLDCQQCGTVLRLPPDYKAPVVRCPHCGTVNQAINK
- a CDS encoding LemA family protein (PFAM: LemA family protein~KEGG: dev:DhcVS_1470 LemA), which codes for MEITLIVILVVIVLVVLGLVGIYNGLVKLRNQVKNAWAQIDVQLKRRYDLIPNLVETVKGYAKHEREVFENVTKARNLAQQVSNSSPGVRAQAEGELSAGLSRLLAVAEAYPDLKANQNFLALQEELTSTENKISFSRQFYNDSVLNYNNKTQMFPSNIIAGMFGFTMNEYFEVKVEAERTAPKVSFN
- a CDS encoding conserved hypothetical protein (manually curated~KEGG: det:DET1585 hypothetical protein); translation: MHCPEDHSPMIVVEHDRIAIDYCPQCRGVWLDRGELELLVERTCADEADVSLEDIFQRRPAVVDEAKRRCPICRRTMRKEKIGVAPEVIIDACADREDGLWFDGGELHQVLSQVPVRDNTPAGGMMTFLREALKADAAD
- a CDS encoding Colicin V production protein (PFAM: Colicin V production protein~KEGG: dev:DhcVS_180 integral membrane colicin V production protein) translates to MIDVNVLDIVILVLLALLVFRGLTQGLIKSLAGLLGLIVGIMLAGRYHEQLAGSLFNFISNPDWANIVAYVVIILAVWLIFAILARLLSKLASIVFLGWVNRLGGALFGLLMGMFIAGAALAAWAKFFGGDVLADSFMAGFLLDKFPFILSLLPAQFDSIKEFFQ
- a CDS encoding 4Fe-4S ferredoxin iron-sulfur binding domain protein (PFAM: 4Fe-4S ferredoxin iron-sulfur binding domain protein~KEGG: det:DET0191 iron-sulfur cluster-binding protein) translates to MAFKITEECISCGACEPECPNNAITEGETIYVIDPTRCTECVGAFSTKQCADICPVDCCVPDDANQETHEELLEKWRGLHPGEEPKL